Proteins encoded in a region of the Streptomyces sp. PCS3-D2 genome:
- a CDS encoding DUF5914 domain-containing protein: MKPDPSAWRARLPLSLRRRPVPWEQQQPTWRAARPSLIAQALKRAQARPSGNWFVVGASSSLGGDRPVARTVADREVVLWRGTDGRLRAGPGACPHLGAPLAESPVRCGTLVCHWHGLALDGTSFAGWEPLPAFDDGVLLWVRLDEVGGEEPLDAPVVPVRPAPARGVTAVYEGTGLCEPEDIVANRLDPWHGAWFHPYSFVDLTVVGSPGGDDAEDRFTVAVSFKVAGRLVVPVRAVFTAPEPRTVVMRITEGEGAGSVVETHATPLGPDALGRPRTAVTEAVVAASDRPGFLFARWAAPVLRPVMRSAAARLWRDDLAYAERRWHLRSTGRFPG, encoded by the coding sequence ATGAAGCCCGATCCTTCGGCATGGCGGGCCCGTCTGCCGCTGTCGCTGCGCCGCAGACCCGTGCCGTGGGAGCAGCAGCAGCCGACCTGGCGCGCCGCCAGGCCGAGCCTGATCGCGCAGGCGCTGAAGCGGGCGCAGGCCCGGCCGTCGGGGAACTGGTTCGTCGTGGGGGCGTCCTCGTCACTCGGCGGTGACCGCCCCGTGGCCCGCACCGTGGCCGACCGGGAGGTCGTGCTCTGGCGCGGTACGGACGGGCGGCTGCGCGCCGGCCCGGGTGCCTGTCCGCACCTCGGGGCACCCCTCGCGGAAAGCCCGGTCCGGTGCGGAACGCTGGTGTGTCATTGGCACGGACTCGCTCTCGACGGCACGTCGTTCGCGGGCTGGGAGCCGTTGCCGGCCTTCGACGACGGCGTCCTCCTGTGGGTGCGGCTCGACGAGGTCGGCGGGGAGGAACCGCTCGACGCCCCCGTGGTACCGGTCCGGCCTGCTCCGGCTCGGGGGGTGACCGCGGTGTACGAGGGCACGGGGCTGTGCGAACCCGAGGACATCGTGGCCAATCGCCTGGATCCATGGCACGGGGCCTGGTTCCACCCGTATTCGTTCGTGGATCTCACGGTCGTCGGCTCGCCCGGCGGGGACGACGCCGAGGACCGCTTCACCGTCGCCGTCTCCTTCAAGGTGGCCGGGCGGCTGGTGGTACCGGTGCGGGCGGTCTTCACCGCTCCGGAACCACGTACCGTCGTCATGCGCATCACCGAGGGCGAAGGCGCGGGCTCGGTGGTGGAGACGCACGCGACGCCTCTGGGGCCGGATGCGCTCGGCCGTCCCCGCACGGCGGTGACCGAGGCCGTGGTGGCGGCCTCCGACCGGCCGGGTTTCCTGTTCGCCCGCTGGGCCGCCCCGGTCCTTCGCCCGGTGATGCGTTCTGCGGCGGCCCGGCTGTGGCGGGACGACCTGGCCTATGCCGAGCGCCGCTGGCATCTGCGCTCCACGGGCCGGTTCCCGGGGTGA